The following coding sequences are from one Anser cygnoides isolate HZ-2024a breed goose chromosome 10, Taihu_goose_T2T_genome, whole genome shotgun sequence window:
- the IL17RC gene encoding interleukin-17 receptor C, whose protein sequence is MHLEGAGLSVWLQEGTVGAPNGGLSLGKSSERGWPSLRGSPPGRLLGPERRRCPMKGEAQFPAAVGTRAHGRPRLPQTPDVLCGTEPTGPGPGLALVWLRLEPALRCAGPSACSPCLQARLRLAMEPGAPRDGDGDGDMSLSTAASPPHNVTGLLLLSGHTYASSRCVAVEVWAPLASALPGRRLGSVRFRCFEAPLGSELHVTAYTNARGRRWLSQKQRVPDCSWPAAQAAVPQCQVPRLQVSLGPEAVLVEVQAAAVGLNYTLRLYHNHSHGAGGSGRTVMASGPMNYSLPLEEVLPCLCLQVWLEIQDPLRATLCPFSHDAAAWKRLWAQTRLVLHDTGQALACSLSAPCDLPAELVPCWSPAPGAPCQALPDLQQPVTGQGPQEFRALQLHPNLCVQVRSSGQVRLMQCLRDRALSGHADDVLLMEPGGNASLCALERGSCTPLASFTATGSGRPGLLEQQLQEDVASGQCVQLWRPDNSSGVALWACPMHKYLRTRWALAWMGVLLCAACILLLLLLKKEDLKGWLKSLRAGYGSEAPLRGRRMLLLHAAEPVAERAACALSAALRPLGMAVVAAPGGGGGAAAWGTLPWLHAQHRRALRAGDTILILLSPAAEAAARRWDAAAVPGSPGAAGAPVPAASPCDAFAAALSCAVPVLAAGGGRYVVARLEAAVAAVPPVLRAAPAFALPSQAGRLLRALAGRRGPGLRPLEAELRRRLRGALGE, encoded by the exons ATGCACCTGGAGGGGGCTGGGCTGAGCGTGTGGTTGCAGGAGGGCACCGTGGGGGCCCCAAATGGAGggctcagcctggggaagagctccgagcggggctggccctCGCTGCGGGGCTCCCCGCCTGGCCGGCTCCTGGGGCCGGAGCGGAGGCGCTGCCCCATGAAGGGGGAAGCTCAGTTTCCAGCAG CCGTGGGGACCCGCGCCCACGGCCGCCCTCGTCTCCCGCAGACGCCCGACGTGCTGTGCGGGACGGAGCCgacggggcccggccccgggctggCCCTGGTGTGGCTGCGGCTGGAGCCGGCGCTGCGCTGCGCGGGGCCGTCtgcctgctcgccctgcctgcagGCACGCCTGCGCCTGGCCATGGAGCCCGGCGCCCCTCGGGATGGGGACGGCGATGGGGACATGTCGCTGAGCACCGCCGCCTCGCCCCCGCACAACGTCaccgggctgctgctgctctccggCCACACGTACGCCTCCTCCCGCTGCGTGGCCGTGGAGGTCTGGGCGCCGCTGGCCTCCGCGCTGCCCGGCCGCCGCCTG GGCTCGGTGAGGTTCCGGTGCTTCGAGGCGCCGCTGGGCTCCGAGCTCCACGTGACGGCTTACACCAACGCTCGTGGCCGCCGCTGGCTGAGCCAGAAGCAGCGGGTGCCAG actGCTCGTGGCCCGCCGCCCAGGCCGCCGTCCCGCAGTGCCAAG TGCCCAGGCTGCAGGTCTCCCTGGGGCCAGAGGCGGTGCTGGTGGAGGTGCAGGCAGCGGCGGTGGGGCTCAACTACACCTTGAGGCTCTACCACAACCACAGCCACGGCGCCGGCGGGTCGGGGCGCACGGTGATGGCG AGCGGGCCCATGAACTACAGCCTGCCGCTGGAGGAggtgctgccctgcctctgcctgcag GTCTGGCTGGAGATCCAGGACCCGCTGCGGGCCACCCTGTGCCCCTTCTCCCACG ACGCGGCGGCGTGGAAGCGGCTCTGGGCGCAGACCCGGCTGGTGCTGCACGACACGGGGCAGGCTCTTGCCTGCTCCCTCTCGGCGCCCTGCGACCTCCCGGCCGAGCTGGTGCCCTGCTGGAGCCCGGCACCCGGCGCGCCGTGCCAAGCCCTGCCGGACCTGCAGCAGCCCGTCACGGGGCAG GGACCCCAGGAGTTCCGAGCGCTGCAGCTGCACCCCAACCTCTGCGTGCAG GTGAGGAGCAGCGGGCAGGTCCGGCTGATGCAGTGCCTGCGGGACC GAGCGCTGTCCGGCCACGCGGACGACGTCCTGCTGATGGAACCTGGTGGGAACGCGTCGCTCTGCGCCCTGGAGCGGGGCAGCTGCACGCCCCTCGCCAGCTTCACCGCCACG GGATCCGGCCGCCcggggctgctggagcaacagCTGCAAGAGGATGTGGCATCGGGGCAGTGCGTGCAG CTCTGGCGCCCTGATAACAGCAGCGGGGTCGCGCTGTGGGCTTGTCCCATGCACAAAT aCCTGCGCACCCGCTGGGCGCTGGCCTGGATGGGGGTGCTGCTGTGCGCCGcctgcatcctgctgctgctcctgctgaagAAGGAGGACCTGAAAG gCTGGCTGAAGTCCCTGAGGGCCGGCTACGGCTCCGAAG CCCCTCTCCGGGGACGCCGCATGCTCCTGCTGCACGCAGCCGAGCCGGTGGCAGAGCGTGCAGCCTGCGCGCTGTCGGCAGCCCTGCGCCCGCTGGGCATGGCCGTGGTGGCCgccccgggcggcggcggcggggctgcggcgtGGGGCACGCTGCCGTGGCTGCACGCGCAGCACCGGCGGGCGCTGCGCGCCGGCGACACCATCCTCATCCTGCTCTCCCCGGCGGCCGAGGCGGCGGCGCGACGCTGGGACGCCGCGGCCGTGCCGGGGTCTCCGGGGGCCGCGGGCGCCCCCGTCCCCGCGGCGTCCCCGTGCGACGCCTTCGCGGCCGCGCTGTCCTGCGCCGTCCCGGTGctggcggccggcggcgggcgctACGTGGTGGCGAGGCTGGAGGCCGCGGTGGCGGCCGTGCCCCCGGTGctgcgggcggccccggcctTCGCGCTGCCCAGCCAGGCCGGCCGCCTGCTGCGGGCCCTGGCGGGGCGTCGaggcccggggctgcggcccctgGAGGCGGAGCTGcgccggcggctgcggggggcgctgggggaATAA